In a genomic window of Malassezia japonica chromosome 4, complete sequence:
- a CDS encoding uncharacterized protein (antiSMASH:Cluster_1; EggNog:ENOG503PC2S; TransMembrane:4 (i12-36o100-120i132-152o244-266i); COG:C) — MMRSLKYSAIRAAKAVGLALLVAALLAANVLITLFMSFWTWMGYVRHCANYRPKGVALSESSEPPPKLGPQVNGVLTMVSRTKQLEGWRGLYQGATVSFVMNYLVALVSLLGVLFIVILTSQVSIPKHGEKYLFIAYIFISIIGPVLISLPFEVVLYRTMVYPRRLNWKEPKRCLRAVLSEAEIKNPWRLYTLPGVFVLLLVRQLVATGLQATPNFVLEAYRANFVHFVLGAPEAAAKLTAVRFLVLVVYSALTVALTVPIQVLIVRLATQRTASSALHAEDAAEPDVFTPRTLEPTSEPVISLRPCTEPLNEAESYYGATTVAPYTGAIDAAKKMVAEEGHESLWRGLRFISILVLFVNIGRMDQFASIGHK, encoded by the coding sequence ATGATGCGGAGTCTCAAGTACAGCGCCATCCGCGCAGCCAAGGCGGtgggccttgcgctgctcgtcgcagCGTTACTGGCTGCCAACGTTCTCATTACTCTCTTCATGAGTTTCTGGACATGGATGGGCTATGTTCGCCACTGTGCCAACTACCGCCCCAAAGGTGTCGCCCTGAGCGAGAgcagcgagccgccgcccaagcTCGGCCCTCAGGTCAACGGCGTCCTGACCATGGTCAGCCGTACGAAGCAGCTTGAAGGCTGGCGTGGTCTCTACCAAGGCGCAACCGTGTCGTTTGTGATGAACTACCTCGTCGCACTCGTCTCGCTCCTCGGTGTGCTCTTTATCGTGATCCTTACGTCGCAAGTCTCGATCCCGAAGCACGGCGAAAAGTACCTGTTTATCGCGTACATTTTCATCTCGATCATCGGCCCGGTGCTCATTTCTCTCCCATTCGAGGTCGTGCTGTACCGCACCATGGTCTACCCCCGCCGCCTGAACTGGAAGGAGCCGAAGCGCTGCCTGCGTGCGGTCCTgtccgaggccgagatCAAGAACCCGTGGCGCCTGTACACTCTCCCTGGCGTGTTCGTCCTTCTCCTTGTGCGCCAGCTTGTCGCCACCGGCCTGCAGGCGACGCCCAACTTTGTCCTCGAAGCGTACCGCGCGAATTTCGTCCACTTTGTGCTGGGCGCTCCGGAAGCTGCGGCGAAGCTCACTGCGGTGCGCTTTCTGGTGCTCGTCGTGTACTCGGCGCTGACCGTTGCACTCACCGTTCCGATCCAGGTGCTGATTGTGCGTcttgcgacgcagcgcaccgcctcgagcgccttacacgccgaggacgccgccgagcccgatGTCTTtacgccgcgcacgctcgagccgaCGTCTGAGCCGGTGATTTCGCTGCGCCCGTGCACGGAGCCGCTGAACGAGGCGGAGTCGTACTATGGCGCCACGACCGTCGCTCCGTACACcggcgcgatcgacgcggcgaAAAAGATGGTCGCCGAAGAGGGCCACGAGAGTCTGTGGCGTGGCCTGCGTTTCATCTCAATTCTCGTGCTCTTTGTGAATATCGGGCGAATGGATCAGTTTGCTAGTATTGGACACAAGTAG